One genomic region from Euzebya tangerina encodes:
- a CDS encoding S1C family serine protease, with protein MTDTPHPPPHRPPISAGVWGFLGVLLGLVVGAAGVFLLISETTPGDPDGPGDVVRAAEIAAPSVVRVDVRGIGGDGASGNASGVVLDADGHVATNDHVVAGATSISVTFASGNTAPATLVGSDPATDLAVIRVRTQDEELTPITLGDISRVVVGQPVLAIGSPFGLNGTVTAGIVSALDRPVDLRGVDGTTVRLPGVIQTDARISPGNSGGPLLDTDGRLIGVSSSILGEETRGDIGFAIPVDIVRATTQTLITDGGVAAPYLGVATTEAEEGGALVDQVVAQSPADVAGVQAGDRILAVGDREVGGVTDLVSAIQSQEVGATIDLRYIRDGAEVTASVQLSDGPP; from the coding sequence GTGACCGACACGCCGCATCCGCCACCGCACCGCCCGCCGATCTCGGCCGGCGTCTGGGGGTTCCTCGGCGTCCTGCTGGGACTGGTCGTCGGCGCGGCGGGGGTGTTCCTCCTCATCAGCGAGACGACACCCGGCGACCCCGACGGGCCCGGCGACGTGGTCCGGGCCGCAGAGATCGCTGCACCCTCCGTCGTCCGGGTCGACGTCCGCGGGATCGGTGGGGACGGCGCGTCCGGCAACGCCTCCGGGGTCGTCCTGGATGCCGACGGGCACGTCGCGACCAACGACCACGTGGTTGCCGGTGCCACATCCATCTCGGTGACCTTCGCCTCCGGCAACACGGCGCCCGCCACCCTGGTGGGCAGCGATCCCGCAACCGACCTGGCCGTCATCCGGGTCCGAACCCAGGACGAGGAGTTGACGCCCATCACCCTCGGCGACATCAGCCGGGTGGTCGTCGGTCAGCCGGTGCTCGCCATCGGCTCACCCTTCGGCCTGAACGGCACGGTGACCGCCGGGATCGTCAGCGCGCTGGACCGTCCCGTCGACCTCCGCGGCGTCGACGGCACCACCGTGCGCCTGCCTGGGGTCATCCAGACCGACGCGCGAATCAGCCCGGGCAACTCCGGCGGTCCGCTGCTGGACACCGACGGACGACTGATCGGCGTCAGCTCCTCGATTCTCGGCGAGGAGACCCGCGGCGACATCGGCTTCGCCATACCGGTCGACATCGTCAGGGCCACGACGCAGACCCTGATCACCGACGGAGGTGTTGCGGCGCCCTACCTCGGGGTGGCCACCACCGAGGCCGAGGAGGGCGGCGCGCTGGTCGACCAGGTGGTCGCCCAGTCGCCCGCGGATGTGGCTGGTGTCCAGGCTGGTGACCGGATTCTCGCAGTCGGCGATCGGGAGGTTGGCGGCGTCACCGATCTGGTCTCGGCCATCCAGTCCCAGGAGGTCGGCGCTACCATCGACCTCCGCTACATCCGTGATGGTGCAGAGGTCACGGCCTCCGTCCAACTCTCGGATGGGCCTCCGTGA
- a CDS encoding zf-HC2 domain-containing protein — translation MNGEHTCADHEPELSLLLDGRLNGRAAARLRRHLVECPGCLAELEGLRRARSLLRSLPVREVPAGLFTQSALERDPQAPTGEAALLRWAVTPAVGPPSEQVASDAVPTRRWRSVGTLLAVMVMAIGMAMTVGGGGLIRPVDVDLDRLADDHITLTRAGGVPMPIGAWSDVDGAASASAALLTEWGNPASDGATTLLQGAVRGSSVSRTGETLVMTWPNGPDRPAVVSVSPVSVAGQAVAGGVADPTEKYDITVGHVDHIMDRPCIRVDLRLRDQEEVREQVWIDESTGVFLRRVTFDDGRRQRSVSYQSLDLDAAVEPVRSGGETALQQPGQVDALRAGGWDIPASLPGSYQLIGVAVRSDVAGMPVQAVYSDGLYVASLFVQPGQPDLAQISGSAEHVGALTDRMAYLWEGYPNRMLWAAAGRTYTLIGDAPVDDLMGMATGLPAGLVE, via the coding sequence GTGAACGGCGAGCACACGTGTGCCGATCACGAGCCCGAGTTGTCACTCCTCCTCGACGGTCGGTTGAACGGTCGCGCGGCCGCCCGACTTCGGCGCCACCTGGTGGAGTGCCCGGGCTGCCTGGCGGAGTTGGAGGGTCTGCGGCGAGCCCGGTCCCTGCTCCGCTCGTTGCCGGTGCGGGAGGTGCCGGCCGGCCTGTTCACGCAGAGTGCGTTGGAGCGCGACCCGCAGGCCCCGACCGGCGAGGCCGCGTTGCTGCGGTGGGCGGTCACACCCGCCGTCGGACCGCCCTCCGAGCAGGTGGCTTCTGATGCTGTCCCGACCCGCCGGTGGCGATCGGTCGGCACCCTCCTCGCCGTCATGGTCATGGCCATCGGGATGGCGATGACGGTCGGTGGCGGCGGACTCATCCGACCCGTCGATGTCGACCTGGACCGGCTGGCGGATGATCACATCACCCTGACCAGGGCGGGTGGGGTGCCGATGCCGATCGGCGCCTGGTCAGACGTGGACGGGGCAGCGTCCGCGTCGGCGGCCCTGCTGACAGAATGGGGGAACCCGGCCAGTGACGGGGCTACCACGCTGCTGCAGGGGGCCGTGCGCGGCTCCAGCGTCTCTCGTACGGGCGAGACCCTCGTGATGACGTGGCCGAACGGACCGGATCGACCCGCCGTGGTCTCCGTCTCACCTGTCTCCGTCGCCGGACAGGCGGTTGCTGGTGGGGTCGCCGATCCGACGGAGAAGTACGACATCACTGTCGGCCACGTCGACCACATCATGGATCGGCCGTGCATCCGGGTGGACCTTCGACTGCGGGACCAGGAGGAGGTTCGCGAGCAGGTCTGGATCGACGAGTCCACCGGCGTGTTCCTCCGCCGCGTCACCTTCGACGACGGCAGGCGCCAGCGCTCGGTGTCCTACCAGTCGCTGGACCTGGACGCCGCCGTCGAGCCGGTTCGTAGCGGAGGTGAGACGGCGCTCCAGCAGCCGGGCCAGGTGGACGCGCTGCGCGCAGGGGGCTGGGACATCCCCGCGTCCCTGCCCGGCTCCTACCAGCTGATCGGTGTTGCGGTCCGCAGCGACGTGGCCGGGATGCCGGTTCAGGCGGTGTACAGCGACGGGCTCTACGTGGCCTCGCTGTTCGTCCAGCCAGGCCAGCCCGACCTGGCGCAGATCAGCGGGTCTGCCGAGCACGTCGGTGCCCTGACCGATCGGATGGCCTACCTGTGGGAGGGCTATCCGAACCGGATGTTGTGGGCCGCCGCCGGCCGGACGTACACGCTGATCGGGGACGCTCCGGTGGACGACCTGATGGGGATGGCGACCGGCCTCCCGGCAGGGCTGGTCGAGTAG
- a CDS encoding TRAP transporter substrate-binding protein, protein MSDDTTPTAAPVPSVTDPMAALATTSAAPASRRRFLTMAGMAGAAGLLAACGDGSTDDEGDGATEDAGADGEDTAQAEGGTSGGLDLTGGEGPEVSWDMTTSWPAGLETLFGTEENGVGAVGFAQVVGQLSGGRFSINAVQAGELAGALEVVDVLQSGAVPAGHTASYYYLGTSPVFAFGTAVPFGLNYRQQHAWLYSYTDDSGRRGLDVLREVYREFGIINFPAGNTGTQMGGFFNVEINSLADLQGIVMRIPGQGGEIMSRLGATTQNLPGGEIAQALQTGAIDAAEFVGPYDDNTLGLGEAGDFYYYPGFWEPGATLDVFASLEAYDELPESYQQILDLAGELSHTRMMGFYDSLQPASLEQIRADGADVRPFPDDVLAAAKEESEALLDELAASDEAFATVLEHWRPFRDAVTAWHSTAELAFMNAAAPSS, encoded by the coding sequence ATGTCCGATGACACCACCCCCACGGCAGCCCCCGTCCCGTCCGTGACCGACCCGATGGCAGCACTCGCCACAACCTCCGCCGCCCCGGCGTCCCGACGGCGGTTCCTCACGATGGCCGGCATGGCCGGAGCAGCCGGGCTGCTGGCCGCCTGCGGCGACGGCTCGACCGATGATGAGGGGGACGGTGCCACCGAGGACGCGGGCGCCGACGGCGAGGACACCGCACAGGCCGAGGGCGGCACCTCGGGCGGACTCGACCTGACGGGCGGCGAGGGCCCTGAGGTCAGCTGGGACATGACCACCAGCTGGCCGGCCGGCCTGGAGACCCTGTTCGGGACCGAGGAGAACGGTGTGGGAGCGGTCGGGTTCGCCCAGGTCGTCGGCCAGCTCTCCGGCGGTCGGTTCAGCATCAACGCCGTGCAGGCCGGTGAGCTCGCCGGCGCCCTCGAGGTCGTCGACGTCCTGCAGTCCGGTGCCGTGCCAGCCGGCCACACCGCCTCCTACTACTACCTGGGCACCTCCCCGGTGTTCGCCTTCGGGACGGCTGTGCCGTTCGGCCTCAACTACCGCCAGCAGCACGCCTGGCTGTACAGCTACACCGACGACTCCGGTCGGCGGGGCCTGGATGTGCTCCGCGAGGTGTACCGCGAGTTCGGGATCATCAACTTCCCGGCCGGCAACACCGGCACCCAGATGGGCGGGTTCTTCAACGTCGAGATCAACAGCCTGGCGGACCTGCAGGGCATCGTCATGCGCATCCCCGGTCAGGGCGGGGAGATCATGAGCCGGCTTGGTGCGACCACGCAGAACCTGCCCGGCGGTGAGATCGCGCAGGCCCTGCAGACGGGTGCAATCGACGCCGCCGAGTTCGTCGGACCGTACGACGACAACACCCTGGGACTGGGCGAGGCCGGCGACTTCTACTACTACCCCGGCTTCTGGGAGCCTGGCGCGACGCTGGACGTCTTCGCGAGCCTCGAGGCCTATGACGAGCTGCCGGAGTCCTACCAGCAGATCCTCGACCTCGCCGGCGAGCTCAGCCACACGCGGATGATGGGCTTCTACGACAGCCTGCAGCCGGCATCCCTGGAGCAGATCCGGGCCGACGGTGCCGACGTGCGTCCCTTCCCCGACGACGTGCTGGCGGCCGCGAAGGAGGAGTCAGAGGCGCTCCTCGACGAGCTGGCGGCCTCCGACGAGGCGTTCGCGACCGTCCTCGAGCACTGGCGT
- a CDS encoding sensor histidine kinase, with amino-acid sequence MAELQRQLGQTLDGPTATVVADAARLVLGGRGVVVTDLDRVLATRGEVPEDSEATVVTILDRRRWADPVVQQAQVGGLDVAAACAVIAIDGVPIGTIHLVHDTITEDLLASLDALAQLVATGIRTQELESQRGQAARSELHALRAQISPHFIHNSLTAIAGLVHREPGTARELLSKFAEFLRSSFRTTADLIPLADELRLVEIYLDLERTRFGDRFEVSLRVAPEVLTAPVPALSIQPLVENAIRHGLEPLERRGRLRIRAVDAQTEVSVVVEDDGVGTDPEALQAAMLGNRATRHIGVLAVDERLRSTFGPEYGLMIRTGPDRGTEVTMRVPKSGALG; translated from the coding sequence ATGGCCGAGCTGCAGCGACAGCTGGGACAGACCCTCGATGGACCAACCGCCACGGTTGTCGCCGACGCTGCCCGCCTGGTCCTGGGGGGGCGCGGCGTCGTCGTGACCGATCTGGACCGCGTGCTGGCCACCCGGGGTGAGGTGCCGGAGGACTCCGAGGCGACGGTGGTCACCATCCTCGACCGTCGCCGCTGGGCGGATCCGGTGGTCCAGCAGGCCCAGGTCGGCGGACTGGATGTCGCGGCCGCCTGCGCGGTGATCGCGATCGACGGTGTCCCGATCGGCACCATCCACCTGGTCCACGACACCATCACCGAGGACCTGCTGGCCAGCCTGGACGCACTGGCACAGCTGGTGGCGACGGGGATCAGGACCCAGGAACTCGAGTCACAGCGCGGGCAGGCGGCGCGCAGCGAACTGCACGCGCTCCGGGCGCAGATCTCACCGCACTTCATCCACAACTCGTTGACGGCGATCGCCGGGCTGGTCCACCGCGAACCGGGGACGGCGAGGGAGCTGCTCTCCAAGTTCGCCGAGTTCCTGCGGTCCAGCTTCCGGACGACGGCTGATCTGATCCCGCTGGCCGACGAACTCCGCCTGGTGGAGATCTACCTGGACCTGGAGCGGACGCGGTTCGGCGATCGGTTCGAGGTCTCACTCCGGGTGGCGCCGGAGGTCCTGACCGCCCCGGTGCCGGCGCTGTCCATCCAGCCGCTGGTGGAGAACGCGATCCGCCACGGCCTGGAACCGCTGGAACGCCGCGGTCGTCTTCGCATCCGTGCGGTGGACGCCCAGACCGAGGTGTCGGTCGTGGTGGAGGACGACGGGGTCGGGACGGACCCCGAGGCGCTGCAGGCTGCCATGCTCGGCAACCGCGCCACCCGGCACATCGGCGTGCTGGCCGTCGATGAACGCCTCCGGTCGACGTTCGGGCCTGAGTATGGTCTGATGATCCGCACCGGACCTGACCGGGGAACCGAGGTGACCATGCGGGTGCCCAAGTCCGGCGCTCTGGGTTGA
- a CDS encoding O-methyltransferase, whose protein sequence is MLNDQRIATYLRGLAEGEDEPLRAARARSEEADIPAVPAETGGVLRFLARATAARTVVEIGSGGGYSGLWFLGGMDPKGILTTIELDASHQSLAQQAYAEAGVAGRVRSLLGPALQMLPKLADDSYDIVFIDAEKSEYPEYLEHAKRLLRPGGVLVADNVLAGGRVADQLVDDEDTLGLRNFNAAVTEDPDLSGLIMPIGDGILVAVLAE, encoded by the coding sequence ATGCTCAACGACCAGCGCATCGCTACGTACCTACGCGGCTTGGCCGAGGGAGAGGACGAACCTCTCCGCGCCGCCCGGGCACGAAGCGAAGAAGCCGACATCCCCGCCGTCCCTGCAGAGACCGGCGGCGTGCTGCGATTCCTGGCCCGCGCGACCGCGGCGCGGACCGTCGTCGAGATCGGCTCGGGTGGCGGGTACAGCGGCCTGTGGTTCCTGGGCGGCATGGACCCCAAGGGGATCCTGACCACGATCGAGTTGGACGCCTCGCACCAGTCGCTCGCCCAACAGGCCTACGCCGAGGCCGGTGTCGCCGGGCGCGTCCGCTCTCTGCTCGGCCCGGCCCTGCAGATGCTGCCCAAGCTGGCGGACGACTCCTACGACATCGTGTTCATCGACGCCGAGAAGTCGGAGTACCCCGAGTACCTCGAGCACGCCAAGCGGCTGCTCCGTCCTGGCGGGGTGCTGGTCGCCGACAACGTCCTGGCCGGTGGCCGGGTGGCCGACCAACTGGTCGACGATGAGGACACGCTGGGTCTGCGCAACTTCAACGCCGCCGTGACCGAGGACCCTGACCTGTCCGGCCTCATCATGCCGATCGGCGACGGAATCCTCGTCGCGGTCCTGGCCGAGTAG
- a CDS encoding cation acetate symporter, with amino-acid sequence MTALVATIVVVSSTLLVGVWGVRHARTTSTFLVANRSVHPVMNAFAVCGEYLSAGSYLGLAGLVVIFGVDILWLPVGWTAGYVFLLLFVAAPLRRFGAYTIPEFAEGRLGSRRLRVVSACFVLVISVMYLLPQMKGAGVVLQQLVGAPYWVGVFLIGTVVAIGLSTGGMRSITFIQAFQFVLIAVGVVVPLALLGWGSDEALVPTATDQPPAFDQATQVTYPRDVVLSLDQPTTVIVVDASGTGEALEIGPGRFEVTGGTELRWSAGTPVPHVSDLEPTAEDEWAVPFLGSDLAGGHPLYFAFSALVASALGTMGLPHVLVRFYTNPDGNTARRTTVWVLALLGPYYSLIPLYSLFARQATPEVLSTGDTEVVSLVVTDTLLSGGFGEAATAVIAAGAVAAMLSTSAGLLISVAGALSHDFTTGGVPQFRRAAWAGAAVAMLLGLIAQPFDISIMVSWAFAVAASSFCPLLILGIWWSGLTERGALAAMLVGGSSATLAILWAMVSGPQSGWAEALTSAPAAWSVPLAVGVAVIVSRLDPMKVDDVHQTMAVMHLPDHRLAVEG; translated from the coding sequence GTGACCGCGCTGGTTGCCACGATCGTGGTCGTGTCCTCGACGCTGCTGGTCGGCGTGTGGGGTGTTCGCCATGCGCGGACGACCTCGACGTTCCTGGTCGCCAACCGGTCGGTTCACCCCGTGATGAACGCCTTCGCGGTGTGTGGGGAGTACCTCTCCGCTGGCTCCTACCTGGGGCTGGCCGGCCTGGTCGTCATCTTCGGGGTCGACATCCTGTGGCTGCCGGTTGGGTGGACGGCCGGCTACGTGTTCCTGCTGCTGTTCGTCGCGGCCCCGTTGCGTCGCTTCGGGGCCTACACCATCCCGGAGTTCGCGGAGGGCCGGCTCGGCTCACGTCGGCTGCGGGTGGTCTCCGCCTGCTTCGTGCTCGTCATCAGCGTGATGTATCTGCTCCCGCAGATGAAGGGGGCCGGTGTGGTCCTGCAGCAGCTCGTCGGCGCCCCGTACTGGGTTGGTGTGTTCCTCATCGGCACCGTCGTGGCCATCGGACTGTCGACCGGCGGCATGCGCTCCATCACGTTCATCCAGGCCTTCCAGTTCGTCCTCATCGCCGTCGGCGTGGTGGTGCCGTTGGCGCTGCTCGGCTGGGGCTCGGACGAGGCGCTCGTCCCCACCGCCACGGACCAACCGCCGGCGTTCGACCAGGCGACGCAGGTCACCTATCCACGCGACGTCGTGTTGAGCCTCGACCAACCGACGACGGTGATCGTGGTCGACGCATCGGGGACCGGCGAAGCGCTGGAGATCGGACCAGGTCGGTTCGAGGTCACCGGCGGCACGGAGCTGCGCTGGTCGGCCGGGACGCCGGTGCCGCACGTCAGCGACCTCGAGCCGACGGCCGAGGACGAGTGGGCCGTGCCCTTCCTCGGCAGCGATCTGGCGGGTGGCCACCCGTTGTACTTCGCCTTCTCCGCGCTGGTGGCCAGTGCCCTGGGAACCATGGGGCTGCCGCACGTCCTCGTCCGCTTCTACACCAACCCGGACGGCAACACGGCCCGCCGGACGACCGTCTGGGTGTTGGCGCTGCTCGGGCCCTACTACAGCCTGATCCCCCTCTACAGCCTGTTCGCGCGCCAGGCGACCCCGGAGGTGCTGTCCACGGGTGACACCGAGGTGGTCAGCCTGGTCGTCACCGACACGCTGCTCTCAGGGGGCTTCGGTGAGGCGGCCACGGCCGTCATCGCCGCCGGGGCCGTCGCGGCCATGCTGTCGACCTCCGCCGGGCTGCTCATCAGCGTGGCCGGTGCGCTCAGCCACGACTTCACCACAGGCGGCGTGCCGCAGTTTCGCCGTGCCGCCTGGGCCGGAGCTGCCGTGGCGATGCTGCTCGGTCTCATCGCACAGCCGTTCGACATCTCGATCATGGTTTCGTGGGCCTTCGCGGTCGCCGCGTCGTCGTTCTGTCCACTGCTGATCCTGGGCATCTGGTGGTCGGGCCTGACGGAGCGTGGGGCTTTGGCGGCGATGCTCGTGGGGGGCTCCTCCGCCACCCTGGCCATCCTCTGGGCGATGGTCTCCGGACCGCAGAGCGGGTGGGCCGAGGCGCTCACGTCGGCGCCCGCCGCCTGGTCGGTGCCGCTGGCGGTCGGGGTGGCGGTCATCGTCTCCCGCCTTGACCCGATGAAGGTCGACGATGTGCACCAGACGATGGCGGTCATGCACCTCCCCGATCACCGCTTAGCGGTCGAGGGGTGA
- a CDS encoding LytR/AlgR family response regulator transcription factor has protein sequence MTADREGLTVLAVDDERPALDDLTWLLDAADTVSEVIDATSGAEALRVLSSRDDVDAVLLDIQMGGLDGLELARLLGNFRAPPAVAFVTAFDEYAVDAFGLNAVDYLLKPVDQERLEETLRRITLRRSGPAARGATAELDRLDASVGTRTVTIERDDVEWVEAAGGYCRVHISTGESHLVSQTISGLTCAWLPHGFVRIHRGYLVRASAIREVSNVDGRRTVQVGAEELPVSRRYAKLLQDVLTNR, from the coding sequence ATGACAGCTGATCGTGAGGGACTGACCGTCCTGGCGGTCGACGACGAGCGGCCGGCGCTGGATGATCTGACGTGGCTGCTCGACGCAGCCGACACGGTGAGCGAGGTCATCGACGCGACCAGCGGCGCGGAGGCCCTGCGGGTGCTGAGCAGCCGCGACGACGTTGACGCCGTGCTGCTCGACATCCAGATGGGTGGGCTCGACGGGTTGGAGCTGGCGCGGCTGCTCGGCAACTTCCGCGCGCCTCCCGCGGTTGCCTTCGTGACGGCCTTCGACGAGTACGCCGTCGATGCCTTCGGACTGAACGCGGTCGACTACCTGCTCAAGCCGGTCGATCAGGAGCGACTGGAGGAGACGCTCCGGCGGATCACACTGCGACGATCTGGCCCCGCCGCCCGGGGAGCCACAGCGGAGCTGGACCGGTTGGACGCCTCGGTCGGCACCCGGACGGTCACGATCGAGCGGGACGACGTCGAGTGGGTCGAAGCCGCGGGCGGGTACTGCCGGGTCCACATCTCGACGGGTGAGAGCCACCTCGTCTCCCAGACGATCTCGGGTCTCACGTGTGCCTGGCTGCCGCACGGCTTCGTGCGGATCCATCGCGGATACCTGGTCCGGGCCAGCGCGATTCGTGAGGTCTCGAACGTCGACGGTCGCCGGACCGTCCAGGTCGGGGCTGAGGAGCTTCCGGTCAGCCGCCGGTACGCGAAGCTGCTGCAGGACGTGCTGACGAACCGGTGA
- a CDS encoding sigma-70 family RNA polymerase sigma factor — protein MPRRHGDDESSQEPDPRPSWDDVADRYGRTIYNMAYRLTGNPDDAADLAQDVFVRVYRNLHRYEPGTFDGWLYRITKNLFLDQVRRKQRFRMQPLAEEDWNEPVSDEPGPADLIERRLLEAGLEEGLLQLSPDFRLAVVLCDVEGLPYEQVAEITGWPLGTVRSRIHRGRKGLKAFLAAREAARTAGEAT, from the coding sequence ATGCCACGGCGACATGGCGACGACGAATCCTCGCAGGAGCCCGACCCCCGACCCTCCTGGGACGACGTCGCTGATCGCTACGGCCGGACGATCTACAACATGGCCTACCGGCTCACGGGAAACCCGGACGACGCCGCAGACCTCGCCCAGGACGTGTTCGTCCGCGTCTATCGCAACCTGCATCGCTACGAGCCCGGCACCTTCGACGGGTGGCTGTACCGGATCACCAAGAACCTGTTCCTCGACCAGGTCAGACGCAAGCAGCGCTTCCGGATGCAGCCGCTGGCCGAGGAGGACTGGAACGAGCCGGTCTCCGACGAGCCGGGTCCTGCCGACCTGATCGAACGCCGGCTGCTGGAGGCGGGGTTGGAGGAGGGGCTCCTGCAGTTGTCCCCGGACTTCCGGTTGGCCGTCGTCCTGTGTGACGTGGAGGGATTGCCGTACGAGCAGGTGGCCGAGATCACCGGCTGGCCGCTCGGCACCGTGCGCTCCCGGATCCACCGAGGTCGGAAGGGCCTCAAGGCCTTCCTGGCGGCGCGGGAGGCGGCCCGGACGGCCGGGGAGGCCACCTGA
- a CDS encoding TRAP transporter small permease subunit, with amino-acid sequence MTDADEPGVDGAASPAEPGDLPGWLAALDRVRAGSDRVAEWCGWIAARLMLVIFTVGIFNVILRYVGRATGQTLVSNLWIDTQWQLYALAFLLGFPYGIKHQLNPRVDFWYADFSARRKALIDVVLHTLLLLPFCILAIQLTWPFAARGMGRGFDGTWSTWRLWEVWETSANPDGLPVGPIKLMMTVGFVLFAVQVLAEIIRNVVVIAGHEEVQVVDPDQPLRVE; translated from the coding sequence GTGACCGACGCAGACGAGCCAGGCGTGGACGGGGCAGCCTCACCTGCGGAGCCAGGTGATCTCCCCGGGTGGCTGGCCGCCCTCGACCGGGTTCGCGCCGGGTCCGATCGCGTGGCCGAGTGGTGCGGCTGGATCGCGGCCCGGCTGATGCTGGTGATCTTCACCGTCGGCATCTTCAACGTGATCCTGCGATACGTCGGTCGGGCGACGGGCCAGACCCTGGTCTCGAACCTGTGGATCGATACGCAGTGGCAGTTGTACGCGCTGGCATTCCTGCTCGGCTTCCCCTACGGCATCAAGCACCAACTGAACCCCCGGGTCGACTTCTGGTACGCCGACTTCAGCGCCCGCCGCAAGGCGCTGATCGACGTGGTGCTGCACACCCTCCTCCTGCTGCCCTTCTGCATCCTGGCCATCCAACTGACCTGGCCCTTCGCCGCTCGCGGCATGGGCCGGGGGTTCGACGGGACCTGGTCAACCTGGCGGCTCTGGGAGGTGTGGGAGACCTCGGCCAACCCGGATGGCCTTCCGGTCGGACCCATCAAGCTGATGATGACGGTCGGCTTCGTGCTGTTCGCCGTCCAGGTCCTGGCGGAGATCATCCGGAACGTGGTGGTCATCGCAGGCCACGAGGAAGTCCAGGTCGTGGATCCCGACCAGCCGCTGAGGGTGGAGTAG
- a CDS encoding TRAP transporter large permease has translation MDLGVILAFVMFGVFLALLLIGYNVAYCFAGTAVMFTFIGDLAGVFDPSSLALLPSRWFPTLSNQTLLAIPFFVLMGAVLEQSGVAERLLRSIGLVMGNLRGGVAIAVIIVGTLLAAATGVVAATVIVMGLLSLPTMVKYGYDHKLATGAIVASGTLAQLLPPSLVLILLAQQMNISVLGLFRGALLPGLLMAGLYIAYVAVVAWRRPDAAPAMPQEERDKVAGIHIGREVLVAMVPPVLLIAAVLYAIFGGIATPSESGAVGALGALVLATANRKLSWEMMRKSLRSTADIVILVMTLLFASTFFAQVFERLGGQDQATRWLSSIGGGKWGFVVVAMIAVFLLGINLEFLEITFIVVPIFVPAMLALNFTEADFIWFTVLMAINLNMAFISPPVGFSLFYLQGVKPDEVRTASIHRGALPFMGLQIVALVLVAAFPAIVTVLL, from the coding sequence ATGGACCTGGGCGTCATCCTCGCGTTCGTGATGTTCGGCGTGTTCCTGGCACTGCTGCTGATCGGCTACAACGTCGCCTACTGCTTTGCCGGCACGGCGGTCATGTTCACCTTCATCGGTGACCTGGCCGGGGTGTTCGACCCGAGTTCGCTGGCCCTCCTGCCCTCCCGGTGGTTCCCGACGCTGTCCAACCAGACCTTGCTGGCGATCCCGTTCTTCGTCTTGATGGGCGCCGTCCTGGAGCAGTCCGGCGTCGCCGAACGGCTGCTGCGGTCCATCGGCCTGGTCATGGGCAACCTCCGCGGTGGCGTGGCCATCGCGGTGATCATCGTCGGCACCCTGTTGGCCGCGGCCACAGGTGTGGTGGCGGCGACCGTGATCGTCATGGGTCTGCTGAGCCTGCCGACCATGGTCAAGTACGGGTATGACCACAAGTTGGCGACGGGCGCGATCGTGGCGTCGGGGACGCTCGCCCAACTCCTCCCGCCGAGCCTGGTCCTCATCCTGCTGGCACAGCAGATGAACATCTCCGTGCTCGGACTCTTCCGCGGTGCGCTGCTCCCCGGGCTTCTGATGGCTGGCTTGTACATCGCCTACGTGGCGGTGGTTGCGTGGCGTCGCCCCGACGCCGCGCCGGCCATGCCGCAGGAAGAGCGCGACAAGGTGGCCGGCATCCACATCGGCCGCGAGGTCCTGGTCGCGATGGTCCCGCCGGTCCTCCTCATCGCCGCCGTGCTGTACGCGATCTTCGGTGGCATCGCCACCCCGTCGGAGTCAGGTGCCGTCGGGGCCCTGGGCGCCCTGGTCCTGGCGACGGCCAACCGCAAGTTGTCCTGGGAGATGATGCGGAAATCCCTCCGCTCGACCGCCGACATCGTGATCCTCGTGATGACGCTGCTCTTCGCCTCGACCTTCTTCGCGCAGGTCTTCGAGCGGCTGGGTGGTCAGGACCAGGCCACCCGATGGCTGTCGAGCATCGGCGGAGGCAAGTGGGGATTCGTCGTCGTGGCGATGATCGCGGTGTTCCTCCTCGGGATCAATCTGGAGTTCCTCGAGATCACCTTCATCGTCGTCCCGATCTTCGTGCCGGCCATGCTCGCGCTGAACTTCACCGAAGCCGACTTCATCTGGTTCACCGTGCTCATGGCGATCAACCTCAACATGGCCTTCATCTCGCCGCCGGTCGGCTTCAGCCTCTTCTACCTGCAAGGGGTCAAACCGGACGAGGTCAGGACGGCCAGCATCCACCGGGGCGCGCTGCCCTTCATGGGCCTGCAGATCGTCGCGCTCGTCCTCGTCGCCGCGTTCCCGGCCATCGTCACCGTCCTGCTCTGA